A region of the bacterium (Candidatus Blackallbacteria) CG13_big_fil_rev_8_21_14_2_50_49_14 genome:
GTCGGCCCGGATTTTTTTGAGGTTTTGGGTGCTGTGATGCCCCATCAGATCAAAGCGAAAACCACTGATTTTATACGCTGTGGCCCAGCGCAGCAGGGTCTCCCGCATTAGTTTTTCCATCATCAGGTGTTCTGAGGCCGTATCCGGGCAACAGGTCGTGTTTTGAATCTGTCCCTGGGCATCCAGGCGATAGTAGTAGCCCGGTACAATTTTGTCGAGCACAGACAGCGGAACAGGCCCAGCGGCATGGGTATGGTTATAGACCACGTCCATAACAGTGCGCAGCCCCATCTCTGCCAGGCTTTTGACCATTTGTCTGAATTCAAGAATTCGTTTGCTGCCCTGCGGGTCACTGGCATAGGAGCCTTCTGGTACTCCATAGTGCAGGGGATCATAGCCCCAATTGAAGCCATCCTTATCGCGTACCAGTGCCAGGGCATCCTGCTGTCGGTCTGAATCGGGGGGGGCGGCAGGGATTTGGGGCTGGCGGGCGAAGCGTTCAGGAATGGTGGCGATATCAAAGACGGGCAAGAGATGTACATGGCTCAGCCCCGATTGGGCCAATTGGCGCAAATGCTTGACGCCATTGCTGTCGGGCAAACTAAAAGCTGCGTATTTTCCGCGTGCTTCGGGGGGCACGCTGGGGTCAGAAATGCTGAAGTCTCGCAGGTGCAGCTCATATAAAACAGCATCTTCAGGGGCTTCCAGAGTTGGCAAAACCAGGCTGTCCCAACCTGCGGGTTTGAGTTCTGGGGCTTGCAAATCCACAATCTGGCTGTGGGTGCTGTCGGCGGCCAGAGAAACAGAATAGGGGTCAGTCACGGAATGGGTTTCAATCCGACCTGTATCGGCACGATAGGCTTTGACCCGGTAGCGATAATAGAGGTTTTTCCATTCGGCAGGGCCGCTCAGACTCCAGGTACCTGACGGGCCTTTTTGCAGGGGCAGGGTCTCTGCCGCTTGGGCGAGTTGATCGGGGCGAAAGATTTCAAGCTCAACAGTTTGTGCCGTAGGAGCCCAAAGCTTGAATTGAGGGGCTCCTGAACTTGAAAAACTGAGCCCTAAATCGTTGCCAGAATAACTGTATTCCTGATCAAGAATTTCGGCCAGTTGTAGGCCTGAGTGAGCCAATACCTCTTGGGTTTGGGCATTGCGCAGTTCCAGCCAAAGCTGGTTTTGCAGCAGTTCTTCGCTGGTCTGGGCCCAGTTTTCAGGTAAGGCATACAGGTTGAGATGATTTAAATGGGGGACTCGGTTTTTCAGTGTGGGGTGGTTCTGAAGTTTTCCCTGCGCTCTTAAGGCTTGGCACTGCCCTCCCCGATGCTTTCTATTTTCAAGATAAAGCTGGGCCAGGGGGTCTTGGCAGAGATAAACCGAGGTTTGTGCTTTGGCTGAGAGCGGGGGTTCCCAGGCCAGGGTGTGGCTGTTCAGCCAATAGGCAGTACTCGGAATGGGGGCTGCTTGGGCTTGCTGACAAAGTAGGAGCGTGAAGCTCAATCCGAGACCAGCAAAAAATGTTTTTCTTAATGCGAGCATGAATAACTCTCCTTGCCAATTTGGATACGGATTATCAGGAAACCTCTCCAATTCAGAATACCTCAAAAGGGGCTTGGCATGGGAATTGTGATGGCCAGGCTCAGAATTTTGCTAGTTGCATCATCTCTGAAACTTGAAGCATTGCGTGTTTCCTCTGCTGAACGGGCAGAGGCTTTCCGACTGCTAACCTCAACGCCCACCTGATAGTGACCTTCTGATCAGCATCGCTGTCCTAACTGACCCGATTCAGCTCTGTCCGCAGGGCTGGACGCTGGGCATCGCTCTGTTTTTTTGGGGTTTGTTATTGAAAATATGTTATAAATATTATGTGTGTTATTAATGTTTATTGAGGGATCTATGGAGATTGTGATTACTGCCTGGGCCTTAGATGCCTACCTTGAGTTAAAACATAAACATATTTTCACGCAAGAAGATTATGAAAACCTGATTCGTCCCAAAGCTCTCTTGTTAAAAGATTTTCCACAGTCAACTGAATTCAGTAACAATAAATTTTGGTCTCCAGCAACCTTTCAAGGTCAGACGATTCCAGATGGATTTAAAATGAAATGGCATCAACTGGGTTCTGGACGAGTTCAACTGCGTTTACCTGTCGGGATTTTTGATTCAGCTTTTTTATGTGAGGCTTATGTAAAATCCAATGAGAAAGCAGAGCGTCGCTATTTAGCTCGCTTTAAAACACATCTCGAATTAATTCGCCGTCAACAATTTACCACCTGTGGGAGGCTTGAATAATATGCAGACATTGGCTCCAACTCAAAAATTAGCCTTGTTCGGTATTGCTGAGCGTATGCGTTGTTCAGGCTTGTCGGCTGAATTCATCGCTACAGCAGTCGAAACGGCTTTGGTCTTTGAAGGTGTCTACGACCTGATGAATCTATGGGACACAGAAGACGAAACCAGCGAACGTCAGGAAATCATTGCTGATATCCAAGATATGATTGATGAATGTGGGCAAACTCAAAAAGTAGAGGGAGTCTATGTGCGTTTTAATGATCTAGAAACCATCGCCCAACATATTACAGCCTTTAAAGACAGTTTGCGGATCAAAGTAGAAGAAAATGGGGGCATTTCAAAACTCTCAGAGTTAACAGGTATTCCCCAACCCTCTCTGTCACGGTTCTTTGGCTCGGCTTCAATGCCACGACGTGTTACCCTGCTTAAAATTGCCAAGGCCCTGCAACTCAGCCAGGTTGAAATTGCCACTGAGTGGGTTCATCTTTAACCCTTTCGCCAAAGTCCGATTCTGGGAAGGAAATCACTCTTCCTGGTCAGCTATAGGATCTGGCACTTTAAGCATTTTGATAAATTCGGTAAATGAATTGGCGAGCAAGTGAAAGTCTGGATAAAGCTCATAGTAATAAAGATAAATCTTTCCGCAATAAGATTTGTTTAACCCCATAAATAACTTATCCCCTCCCGCTGCCAAACCAATACATTGAAAACACTCAGGCTCAGGAAAACCACCATCCTCCTGAAAACTCCTGCATTGCTCAAGATGAACATCCCACAGTTCCTCTATTTCAGTTAGAGAATACAAATCCATCAATTCTGCACTAAAGACATAGCCCTCGTCATCGATTGAATCAAACCACCAAAGTTCGACCAAGCTGCCCGTACGGCTCAATAAAAATTGACGGTAATCATCAGGAAATCGGATGTTGTGTTTTTCTTCAAACAATGTCAACTCAGCTTCTGTTACAGGCAGTTCTGTGTTTTCCAATTCTATTTTGCTTTCAAACATTGCTTGGTCTCAACAAGTTCTATTCCAACATTTTCAATACCTAAAGAATTTTTCAGGGGGTACTTCAAAACGGTCTCCTCAACAAAAATACTTCATTGGAAGATTTCATGCGATGTGCGGCTGCTTAATTCTCCGAAACAACAGTTTACAGAGTACGCCCTCTTCTTTGGAACTTCAAAATCTCCGAAACTACAGTGAAGCGCTCGGTCCAGTCGTTGGCGACTTTGTCGCTGGCATAGAGTACCAGATTGACCGTATCCGCAGGGGTTTCACTGGGTATCGTGATGGTTTGGGTCAGAATCTCACTGGTGCCGTCATAGACAAAGCTGGAGCTTAAGGCGGTTCCATCTGCGGCACTGGCAGAGGCTTTCAGACTGCTAACCTCAACGCCCACCTGGTCGAGCTTATTGACGGGTTCGTAGATCGGGGTTTTGACCACCAGATGCGTGGCATCCTGCCAATTTGCAACCGCTTTCTTCTCGTCGATATTTGGGTCATTGTCATCTATTCCCATTTCAACTTGGCGTTCTACATAGGGCTTCAGAAAAGTAGCATAATTCATTTCGGGATGCGGTATCACCCCATAACTCACTGTTTGGTCGCTATTCACGCGCGAATTGCTGCGCAAACGCAGGGTATAATGCCCGTCCCACAGGCTGAAACCTTCAGCGCCCGTAGCAGTAGAGGTTCGACCATTCCAGAACAGGGTGGTTTTGCCTATGCCTCCTTTGCGCCAGTAAATCTGGTTGTCTGCTTTGCGAATGGCTTCGATTGGGTGCTCAGGGTTTTGAAACTGTTCTGACGTGGGGACTGCACCACTGGGGGTTGGCAGGCACTCAGTGCCAGGCTCAATGCGAGTGCGAGAGGTGAGAGACGATTGTGTTGCATCGGTTAGGCTCCATCAAGGTTGCAATAGTAGGATGTCCGAAAGTCTAGCAAAAGAATTTAAAGATTTTGTCAACGTATTTTCAGATTTGTAGAATTTGCGTTAACGCTTTGTCATACACAATCACACTGAATCTCTGGTTGAAAGCAGCAAACAGAATCAAGTTCAGGCTTGCCAGATTTCGTTACAATCAAAGCCTTTACTCACCGGCTGTCTTAATTATTTGGAAATTTTCACAAAGCCATTTCCATACCGTCAATAAGTTTGAAAATCTCTTCAGAGAAAGCATGCTTGAAAGGGTTTGTGTTTACAGCGTTGCTTTTGTTTTGAGCTGCTTTTCTAGGGGGGAAATGGCAGACAAAAAACCGTAAATCTGTGTCAAATGTACTTATGAGGGGGATCCGTTTTGCGGTATCCTATATGTATAGTGATCTGATCAATCTTGTATGCCTCACCTGTATACATTTGCATTTAAGACCCAAGCTCTTTGAGTTTGCCCCTTGAAGATCCACCCCGCAGGTGCGTATTCGGTGCCTCTACAGGCACTCCTTCAGATCATGCGACAGATTTAGAGAGAGATTTCTTGACCAGGAATGGATAACCTCAATCACCAAGTGTTTGAGCGCTTCAGCCTATTGCTTGAAGACGCTTTGCCTTTGCGTCTCTTAAAATCCGACTATGCCCCTCTGATTCTGGCGACCTTTCAGTCTCTGTTTAAATCCCAGAACCGTCTGATTTTAGATGAAGAGAGCCTGCAGGAACAATTGGCTGAATTGCTCGAAGACATCCGTTTCCGTGCTGAAGAGGGGGTCGATCGTGTCTATGAGGCCCAGGCCCGACACTTGCTGGCCCGCTGGACAGACCAGGGCTATCTGCGTAATTTTCTGACCGAAGAGGGCAAGGTCTGCTATGAGCTGACTGCCGACAGTGAAAAAGCCCTGCGCTGGGTAGAAACCCTTGAAAAACAAGATTTTGTCGGCACTGAATCCCGTTTTCGGGATATTCTCGGCAAACTGCGTGAATTGTTAGAGTATACAGTTGAAGACCCCGACCGGCGAGTGGCTGAACTCGAGCGCCGCAAGGCAGAAATTGAGATTGAAATTGCCCGAATTCGGGAATGCAATGAAGTCAGTTCCTTTGATGATTACCAGATCAAATCACGCTTTCAGGAACTCAACCGTCTGGCCCGCGACCTGCTTGCAGATTTTAAAGAGGTCGAAGACAATTTCCGCCAGATTACGCGCACGATTTACCAAAAGCATGCCGAGAAACAAAGCCGCAAGGGCCAGATTCTGCGCTATGCCTTTGATGCCATTGAAGAATTGCGCCAAAGCGAGCAGGGCAAGAGCTTTTACGCCTTTTGGGATTCCCTCTTGCGCAGCTCGGGGCATCAGGAACTGCAAAACCTGGCCGAAGAGCTGTATATGGTGCTTGAAAATCGCCAGATCAATACCCAGGACAGCCTCTTGCGATCAATCAAGAGTTTTCTGCATCAGGCAGCCCAGAAGGTTTTGGAATCAAATGACCGCATGGCCGAAAAACTCAGCCGGATCATTATTGAGCGCGACCCCCAGGAAACCCGTCGGCTGAAAGAAACCATTGGCTCAATCAAAGAAGTGGCTTTAAAATTGGCTGAAAAAGAATTCAGTTCAGAAGCCTTTATCTCTATCGAAGGCCAGCCCGAAATCTTCATGCCCCTGGAACGTAAATTGGGTCGCCCCAGCATTGATCCGGTCTTTTCTCAACAGCCTGAAGAGCCCAGTGGTGAATTTGACTGGCAAGAAGAGCCCGAAGTCATGGACCGTCTCTTTCAGACTTTCTTTGTCGATAAAAAAGCACTTAAAAAACAATTGGCGCGCCTTTTGCAAGACAACCGCCAACTCTCTCTCCAGGATATTCTGCGCGATTTCCCGATTGAAAAAGGGCTGCCCGAGCTTTTTGCCTATCTGAGCTTTGCCTCGCAGGCCGAGAAACATGAGATAGATACTGAAAAGCGCGATTTGATCCTCTTTGACCATGAAAATCAGCGGGCTTTGGTCATGCCCGAAGTCAGGTTTAACAGGTAATATTTTATGAGCACTCCCGAAAAAGTCGAACCCTATGCCCCCGTGATTGTTAAACTTCTGGGCGGCGAACTCACCGAAGATGATCGCCTCTGGAATGATCTGCTCCATTTTCGGGCTCCCGTGTCTGAATACTTAGCCCGGATTGGCCTGGAAGTGGTGATTGACCCCAAAGAGGGCT
Encoded here:
- a CDS encoding DUF3372 domain-containing protein translates to MLALRKTFFAGLGLSFTLLLCQQAQAAPIPSTAYWLNSHTLAWEPPLSAKAQTSVYLCQDPLAQLYLENRKHRGGQCQALRAQGKLQNHPTLKNRVPHLNHLNLYALPENWAQTSEELLQNQLWLELRNAQTQEVLAHSGLQLAEILDQEYSYSGNDLGLSFSSSGAPQFKLWAPTAQTVELEIFRPDQLAQAAETLPLQKGPSGTWSLSGPAEWKNLYYRYRVKAYRADTGRIETHSVTDPYSVSLAADSTHSQIVDLQAPELKPAGWDSLVLPTLEAPEDAVLYELHLRDFSISDPSVPPEARGKYAAFSLPDSNGVKHLRQLAQSGLSHVHLLPVFDIATIPERFARQPQIPAAPPDSDRQQDALALVRDKDGFNWGYDPLHYGVPEGSYASDPQGSKRILEFRQMVKSLAEMGLRTVMDVVYNHTHAAGPVPLSVLDKIVPGYYYRLDAQGQIQNTTCCPDTASEHLMMEKLMRETLLRWATAYKISGFRFDLMGHHSTQNLKKIRADLDALTPETAGIQGQEILLYGEGWKFGSLDAIQPQNAMNQVAGSGLGVGMFNDRLRDSARGGNYDHSTRSDQGFATGLYTDPNLSPFNRDTPTEAQAQKALLLNYADNLRVGLTGGLKDYRIESAQGQEVSGQEILYRGSPGSGFARDPQESINYVSAHDNYALWDQIAAKAPFRTPDRQPATASAEERMQMQVLALSLPLLGQGIPFLHAGSELLRSKSGDGDSYDSGDWFNLVDWRGLQQNWGVGLPPAWRNEQEWDFWHPRLTQTEFKASQVQMLTALAQVHRLLQVRRSSALFRLRSLEEIQARVRFRNTGPNQVPGLIAMEIRDDLPDHTNLDPLRKRILVFWNANRGTQWFCQPDWKDLKFEAYSRSGEGPLLERSLPLQVGGQDWVLAPPAFLHTEKLPSNHQAGSACFAIPSRATLVYHERENPLGD